One Sediminibacillus dalangtanensis genomic region harbors:
- the fliI gene encoding flagellar protein export ATPase FliI, with protein sequence MKIDKYLDVIDRFDNYKRYGKIHRVVGLMIESQGPEASIGDVCYIHASTNHDETILAEVVGFHNEKVLLMPYSQLKNIGPGCMVEATGQPLSIKVGRGLIGKVVDSLGNPLDNSQMPRGLASYPSEQSPPNPMLRPPIDESIQVGVKAIDTMLSVGKGQRVGIFAGSGVGKSTLLGMIARNSGADINVIALIGERGREVREFIEKDLGDEGLHKSIVVVATSDQPALMRIKGAYTATAISEYFRDQGYNVNLMMDSVTRVAMAQREVGLATGEPPTTKGYTPSVFAILPKLLERAGTSEAGTITAFYTVLVDGDDMNEPIADTVRGILDGHFILDRKLAEQGRFPAINVLKSVSRVMPQIISPEQQQVAGKIRSLLATYEENHELIQIGAYKRGTNREIDEAIQFQPKLVHFLKQGTDEKFSSKEALLQASNLVAGGKG encoded by the coding sequence ATGAAGATTGATAAATACCTTGATGTAATTGACCGCTTCGATAATTACAAGCGCTATGGGAAAATTCACCGTGTGGTTGGTCTAATGATTGAATCTCAGGGACCAGAAGCAAGCATTGGAGATGTTTGTTACATTCATGCCAGCACAAACCATGATGAAACCATTTTGGCGGAGGTTGTCGGTTTCCATAATGAGAAAGTTTTACTTATGCCTTATTCGCAGCTGAAAAACATCGGACCTGGTTGCATGGTCGAAGCAACTGGTCAGCCTTTATCGATAAAAGTGGGAAGAGGCCTGATTGGCAAGGTAGTCGATTCGTTGGGAAATCCATTGGATAACTCACAAATGCCGAGGGGACTGGCATCTTATCCTTCTGAGCAGTCACCGCCGAATCCTATGTTGCGCCCACCGATTGATGAGTCCATCCAAGTAGGGGTGAAGGCAATCGATACCATGCTTTCTGTTGGAAAAGGGCAAAGGGTAGGTATATTTGCTGGAAGTGGAGTTGGAAAAAGCACACTCCTTGGAATGATCGCCAGAAATAGCGGGGCAGATATTAATGTGATTGCACTGATTGGCGAGCGTGGAAGAGAAGTCCGTGAATTTATTGAAAAAGATCTAGGTGATGAAGGTCTCCATAAGTCCATCGTCGTGGTTGCCACTTCTGATCAACCAGCATTGATGAGGATAAAAGGAGCGTACACTGCTACCGCCATCAGCGAATATTTTCGTGATCAAGGATATAATGTCAACCTGATGATGGACTCTGTAACTAGAGTGGCCATGGCTCAACGAGAAGTTGGACTTGCGACAGGAGAGCCGCCGACGACAAAAGGATATACACCTTCTGTGTTTGCAATATTGCCAAAATTGCTAGAAAGAGCAGGCACAAGTGAAGCTGGTACTATTACGGCGTTTTATACAGTGCTGGTGGATGGCGATGACATGAATGAGCCAATTGCCGATACGGTCAGAGGTATATTGGACGGCCATTTTATTCTGGACCGTAAACTTGCCGAACAAGGACGATTTCCGGCAATAAATGTACTAAAATCAGTCAGCAGGGTCATGCCGCAAATAATTTCTCCAGAACAACAACAAGTTGCCGGAAAAATCAGGTCCTTGCTCGCTACCTATGAAGAAAATCACGAATTGATCCAGATAGGCGCATATAAACGTGGAACGAACAGGGAGATAGATGAAGCAATTCAGTTTCAGCCGAAACTGGTACATTTCTTGAAACAGGGAACGGATGAAAAGTTCTCTAGTAAAGAAGCATTGCTGCAAGCTTCTAATCTAGTAGCGGGTGGTAAGGGATAA
- the fliJ gene encoding flagellar export protein FliJ: protein MADSKTLEKLLDLRDRDKQTAQKDYKLSVERFEDVASEMYNLLKKKEDAEAAYQREIGEAPAFVGSLTSHSEYIAKLKTNIASLQTAVGNARKDMEMKQDKLTAAYVETKKFERMIERKREKQQAVVKAEESKQMDEISTMQFNKNRDW from the coding sequence ATGGCAGATTCGAAAACATTGGAAAAATTGTTGGATTTAAGAGATAGAGACAAACAAACTGCTCAAAAAGACTACAAGTTATCGGTCGAACGTTTTGAAGATGTTGCTTCGGAAATGTACAACCTGTTAAAGAAAAAAGAAGATGCGGAAGCTGCATATCAACGGGAAATCGGCGAAGCCCCGGCATTTGTAGGGAGTTTAACTTCACATTCCGAATATATCGCTAAATTGAAGACGAATATCGCCAGCTTGCAAACAGCAGTTGGCAATGCACGCAAAGATATGGAAATGAAACAGGATAAACTTACTGCTGCTTATGTCGAAACAAAGAAATTCGAACGGATGATCGAACGAAAAAGAGAAAAACAGCAGGCAGTCGTAAAAGCAGAAGAGTCTAAGCAGATGGATGAGATATCCACTATGCAGTTTAACAAAAACAGGGATTGGTGA
- a CDS encoding MotE family protein, which produces MANKSEYEKKKPGILQWILFILIPLILAATIALIIMVAAGIDVGGFAKKYANQVPGVSSLVSEEEKESGDVEQKRLTAAIDSRDEQIEQLESELEAKEADIKDLNEQINTLNQQLKAQEEEVEDTASNAINDISTSFQNMEAERAAGILANLEDDTALAVMEQMSKKTLGEILGEMDADEAARLTNAYAAEETQ; this is translated from the coding sequence ATGGCTAACAAATCCGAGTATGAAAAAAAGAAACCAGGAATCCTTCAATGGATATTATTTATTTTAATACCTTTGATTTTGGCAGCCACGATCGCTTTGATTATCATGGTTGCTGCCGGTATTGATGTGGGGGGATTTGCTAAAAAGTATGCAAATCAGGTGCCGGGCGTCTCTTCATTGGTTTCTGAAGAAGAAAAAGAAAGCGGAGATGTAGAGCAAAAGCGTTTAACTGCTGCAATCGACAGCAGGGATGAACAAATCGAGCAATTGGAATCGGAATTGGAAGCCAAAGAAGCTGACATAAAGGATTTGAACGAACAAATCAATACACTCAATCAACAGTTGAAAGCGCAGGAAGAAGAAGTGGAGGACACTGCTTCCAATGCTATCAACGATATTTCAACCTCTTTTCAAAACATGGAGGCAGAAAGAGCAGCAGGAATATTGGCTAACTTAGAGGATGATACAGCGTTGGCAGTCATGGAGCAAATGTCCAAAAAGACTCTGGGAGAGATTCTTGGTGAAATGGATGCAGATGAAGCGGCCAGACTGACAAACGCATACGCAGCTGAGGAAACGCAGTAA
- a CDS encoding flagellar hook-length control protein FliK: MNSIGLFNVQPSMSLTPLSSPEEESGLTGLTTAFKDLMMQSSSASDEKKSDTQGSVLAGLLSTLKSLGIELPDEDLKKLDALSPQVQEVISEMLQNETTIEQLGEDNPELEPTELIAVLIQSVKNEVEKGNPTDVPTVSGKTTVAFPTTSDQAVAMLQNQQAVLIQPVTNKVDHESKQSFQLIWEQAKVILGKIEAGNPTKEQEASLKQLLQQWINQEKAAGKTNMTVGANNETSFKGETKLQNIWQQLVTTFRSRDNLSAQNRYTGNSSVTSADIGKWIKQALARQSDEGPSNQAVASQQHMNSMPISKVEQYVVHLNQTGSQEANQKQLTETLQKAIHESNFLKSNGTKELSIKLRPAQLGDVMVKMTQLNGEMTVKITVTSQAAKDMLEGNLHQLKHMFSPQQVVVEKQDAQLLQQDNRNNGQQNSGNRDQSEQESGYQQDESGESSEEDAKGKSFSELLMNEKV; encoded by the coding sequence GTGAATAGTATTGGATTATTTAACGTCCAGCCGAGTATGTCTTTGACTCCGTTATCTTCGCCAGAAGAGGAGAGTGGCTTGACAGGGCTGACCACTGCCTTTAAAGATTTAATGATGCAAAGTTCGTCAGCAAGTGATGAGAAAAAAAGCGACACTCAAGGCAGTGTGCTTGCCGGCCTTCTTTCTACTTTGAAATCGCTGGGCATTGAGTTACCAGATGAAGATTTAAAAAAACTGGATGCTTTATCACCACAAGTACAAGAAGTGATTTCTGAAATGCTCCAGAATGAAACAACGATAGAACAGCTTGGCGAAGATAACCCGGAACTGGAACCAACCGAGTTGATCGCCGTTTTGATACAAAGCGTTAAAAATGAAGTTGAGAAAGGGAATCCAACAGATGTCCCAACCGTTTCAGGTAAAACAACCGTTGCTTTTCCAACAACTTCTGATCAAGCGGTTGCCATGCTCCAAAATCAACAGGCTGTCTTGATTCAACCCGTTACGAACAAGGTGGATCATGAAAGCAAACAATCTTTTCAATTGATTTGGGAACAAGCAAAAGTGATACTCGGGAAAATCGAAGCAGGCAATCCTACTAAAGAGCAGGAAGCATCCTTGAAGCAATTATTGCAACAATGGATAAACCAAGAAAAAGCGGCAGGAAAAACGAACATGACGGTTGGAGCTAACAATGAAACCAGTTTTAAAGGGGAAACAAAACTGCAAAATATTTGGCAACAGCTTGTAACGACCTTTCGCAGCCGTGACAACCTTTCTGCCCAAAACCGTTATACAGGTAATTCTTCTGTAACCTCTGCTGACATTGGCAAATGGATTAAACAGGCGTTAGCAAGGCAGTCAGATGAAGGCCCATCAAATCAAGCAGTTGCCTCGCAGCAACATATGAACAGCATGCCGATTTCGAAAGTTGAGCAATATGTAGTGCATCTCAATCAAACCGGAAGTCAGGAAGCTAACCAGAAACAACTGACAGAAACGTTGCAGAAAGCAATTCACGAAAGCAATTTTTTAAAAAGCAATGGAACCAAAGAGCTTTCGATTAAACTGCGTCCAGCCCAACTGGGGGATGTAATGGTGAAAATGACCCAGCTGAATGGCGAAATGACCGTTAAAATAACGGTGACGAGCCAGGCTGCCAAGGACATGCTTGAAGGAAATCTCCATCAGCTTAAGCATATGTTCTCCCCGCAGCAAGTAGTTGTCGAGAAGCAGGATGCACAATTATTGCAACAAGATAATCGGAACAACGGACAACAAAACAGCGGCAATAGGGATCAGTCTGAACAAGAAAGCGGCTACCAGCAGGATGAATCTGGAGAGTCTTCTGAAGAAGACGCAAAAGGTAAAAGCTTCTCTGAATTGCTGATGAATGAGAAAGTGTAG
- the flgD gene encoding flagellar hook assembly protein FlgD has protein sequence MIEVTKVDNSYYLSQQPRGTTGSNLGKDEFLKILMAQLQNQDPLNPMEDKEFVSQMASFSSLEQMTNMSASMDRLVDSQTISPVLQYSHLIGKEVSYNRYDKETGQVIETPTSDVTAVSQSEGKAILELSNGEKVYADAILKVSSPSSD, from the coding sequence GTGATAGAAGTGACAAAAGTAGATAACTCCTATTATTTGAGTCAGCAACCTCGTGGTACAACAGGTTCGAACTTAGGTAAAGACGAATTTTTAAAAATACTGATGGCCCAGCTGCAAAACCAGGATCCGCTGAATCCTATGGAAGATAAAGAATTTGTATCCCAGATGGCCAGCTTTTCCTCCTTGGAACAAATGACGAATATGTCTGCTTCCATGGATCGGTTAGTCGATTCACAAACCATTTCACCGGTACTTCAATACAGCCATTTAATCGGCAAAGAAGTTTCTTATAACCGATATGATAAAGAGACAGGTCAAGTAATCGAAACACCGACGAGTGATGTGACGGCAGTCAGCCAGTCAGAAGGAAAAGCCATATTGGAATTGAGCAATGGTGAAAAGGTATATGCGGATGCGATTTTAAAGGTGAGCAGCCCATCATCTGACTAG
- a CDS encoding TIGR02530 family flagellar biosynthesis protein, producing the protein MEHRIQSLQHPISLIPQSSKTKTSKQLTNFKDALLDVQGLKVSKHAKQRMNERNIAIDQEQWQKITAKVGEAKQKGITDSLVLTDNAALLVSTKNNTVVTAMDRSEAGSRIFTNINGTIVMDD; encoded by the coding sequence ATGGAGCACCGGATACAATCTTTACAGCACCCAATATCTTTAATACCCCAATCTTCAAAAACCAAAACATCTAAACAGCTGACAAATTTCAAAGATGCTTTATTAGATGTACAAGGTTTAAAGGTAAGTAAACATGCAAAACAACGGATGAACGAACGGAATATAGCGATTGACCAGGAGCAATGGCAGAAAATAACGGCAAAAGTAGGAGAAGCGAAACAAAAGGGAATAACGGATTCTTTGGTATTGACAGACAATGCAGCTTTGTTGGTAAGTACGAAAAATAATACCGTCGTGACAGCCATGGATCGCTCGGAAGCCGGGAGCAGAATATTCACCAACATCAACGGAACCATTGTTATGGATGATTAG
- the flgG gene encoding flagellar basal body rod protein FlgG, translating into MLRSMYSGISGMNGFQTKLDVIGNNIANVNTSGYKKGRVTFQDMMSQSLSGAEGPVMQGGNAIRGGVNPSQVGLGSQVGSIDNIHTVGNRQTTNRALDLALEGDGMFVLGEDANSDGNFDLSGNEVSFTRAGNFYLDDDGYIVNPDGKYLLGAVDSGEDGAEPALGRIQIPEDAESFSIQGTGEVTYVDPEDGATIAGTIRLAKFSNPGGLQKLGSNTYQLTANAGVYTDDDNNFNSIDDLVIPGQDGGASVVSGALEMSNVDLAEEFTEMITAQRGFQANTRIITTSDEILQELVNLKR; encoded by the coding sequence ATGTTACGTTCAATGTATTCAGGTATATCAGGTATGAACGGTTTTCAAACAAAATTAGACGTTATCGGAAATAATATTGCCAACGTAAACACTTCCGGTTATAAAAAAGGCCGGGTTACGTTTCAAGATATGATGAGCCAGTCCTTGTCTGGTGCAGAAGGGCCGGTCATGCAAGGTGGGAATGCTATCCGCGGTGGCGTGAATCCTTCGCAAGTCGGCTTGGGGTCTCAGGTTGGTTCAATTGACAATATACATACCGTGGGGAATCGCCAGACTACCAATCGAGCACTAGACCTGGCTTTGGAAGGGGACGGCATGTTCGTTTTAGGAGAAGATGCTAATTCGGATGGGAACTTTGACTTAAGCGGAAACGAAGTGTCCTTTACAAGAGCTGGAAATTTCTACTTGGATGACGATGGTTACATTGTCAATCCGGATGGAAAGTATCTGCTTGGCGCAGTTGATTCTGGAGAAGATGGAGCGGAACCGGCGTTAGGTAGAATACAGATTCCTGAGGATGCCGAAAGCTTCAGCATCCAGGGTACCGGGGAAGTGACTTATGTGGACCCGGAGGATGGGGCTACCATCGCTGGTACAATCAGGCTTGCTAAATTTTCAAATCCTGGCGGTCTGCAAAAGCTGGGCTCCAACACTTACCAGCTAACTGCCAACGCAGGTGTTTACACTGACGATGATAATAACTTTAACAGTATCGATGATTTGGTCATTCCTGGACAAGACGGTGGGGCGTCTGTTGTGTCTGGTGCATTGGAAATGTCCAATGTCGACTTGGCAGAAGAGTTTACCGAGATGATTACAGCACAAAGAGGTTTCCAGGCAAACACGAGAATCATCACGACGTCTGATGAGATTCTTCAGGAACTAGTCAACCTGAAACGTTAA
- a CDS encoding flagellar FlbD family protein, with protein MIKLTRLNGDTFSLNAVYVEQIQSFPDTTISLVTGKKLVVRETENEVNMLIQKYYQTIGLQGCVKEAGDVHGQ; from the coding sequence ATGATTAAGCTCACTCGATTAAATGGTGATACATTCAGTTTAAATGCGGTTTATGTTGAACAGATACAATCTTTTCCTGATACGACCATAAGCCTTGTTACAGGAAAAAAATTAGTTGTAAGAGAAACGGAGAATGAAGTGAATATGTTGATTCAAAAGTATTATCAAACCATTGGTTTGCAGGGCTGTGTCAAAGAAGCCGGTGATGTTCATGGGCAGTAA
- the fliL gene encoding flagellar basal body-associated protein FliL, whose protein sequence is MGSKMLKVLIITLLVLVIGGAAGMVYVLNADGEEKDSDEQSLDEIVENSVQTEEMSTDLEDGSFVRIQFQIVADSEKAKEEVEKRQFQVQNILIKELAKMDRDAFKTGLSDLEALMKDKLNEVMQEGNIVDVYTIKKVLQ, encoded by the coding sequence ATGGGCAGTAAAATGCTTAAAGTATTGATCATTACCCTGCTTGTTCTGGTCATTGGTGGTGCGGCTGGTATGGTTTATGTTTTGAATGCCGATGGAGAAGAAAAGGACTCGGATGAACAATCGTTGGATGAAATCGTTGAAAATTCTGTCCAAACAGAAGAAATGAGTACCGATTTAGAGGACGGCAGCTTTGTCCGCATCCAATTCCAAATCGTCGCAGACAGCGAAAAAGCGAAGGAAGAAGTAGAAAAACGCCAGTTTCAAGTACAAAATATCCTGATCAAAGAGTTGGCGAAGATGGATCGGGATGCATTTAAGACGGGCTTATCCGATTTGGAAGCATTGATGAAAGATAAATTGAACGAAGTAATGCAAGAGGGAAATATCGTCGATGTTTACACCATTAAAAAAGTTTTACAATAA